The Mesorhizobium koreense genome includes a window with the following:
- a CDS encoding ABC transporter permease has translation MTIVDAVLVYSTIDAITPILLAALAGMLCQRAGVFNIALEGLMLAGAFGAVAGSWYANNAELGVASAVAFSASLAIVLAVATLFGGNVIVLGIAVNVLASGMTVFLLRLLFGRQGVFSDPALPGLAPISVPGFDRIGNLGAVIGGHTWIVYLSWLLVPTSAVLLFQTPVGLRLRGVGEQPDAAATLGVNVRRYRCLAILASGVLCGLAGAQLSLGSVTLFSENMSAGRGWIAVVAVMLGRARPAGVLLSCIAFGIADAIGLRLQGQGLPNQLTDAAPYVITLIALFLTFRKAPA, from the coding sequence ATGACCATTGTGGATGCCGTGTTGGTCTACTCAACAATCGATGCCATCACGCCAATCCTGCTTGCGGCGCTTGCCGGAATGCTGTGCCAACGCGCAGGTGTTTTCAACATCGCGCTAGAGGGCCTCATGCTCGCGGGAGCCTTCGGTGCAGTCGCAGGAAGCTGGTACGCGAACAATGCTGAACTTGGTGTCGCCAGCGCGGTAGCATTCAGTGCCAGTCTCGCAATTGTGCTGGCAGTAGCTACCCTCTTTGGCGGCAATGTCATTGTTCTCGGGATCGCCGTTAATGTTCTCGCGTCAGGCATGACGGTCTTCCTGTTGCGCCTGTTATTCGGGCGACAGGGGGTGTTTTCTGACCCGGCGTTGCCCGGCTTGGCCCCGATCAGCGTGCCTGGTTTCGATCGCATCGGGAACCTGGGGGCAGTCATTGGCGGCCACACCTGGATTGTTTATCTTTCGTGGTTGCTGGTGCCAACAAGCGCGGTGCTGCTATTTCAGACACCTGTCGGTTTGCGCCTTCGTGGTGTCGGCGAGCAACCCGATGCTGCAGCAACGCTTGGCGTGAATGTCAGACGCTACCGTTGCCTCGCCATCTTGGCATCAGGCGTACTGTGTGGTTTGGCGGGAGCCCAACTTTCGCTCGGCAGCGTGACCCTTTTCTCTGAAAATATGTCGGCCGGCCGCGGCTGGATAGCCGTCGTCGCGGTGATGCTTGGCAGAGCCCGCCCAGCTGGCGTGCTGCTTTCGTGTATCGCTTTTGGCATAGCGGATGCCATCGGGTTGCGCCTGCAAGGTCAAGGTCTTCCGAACCAATTGACCGACGCCGCGCCCTATGTGATCACCCTGATCGCGCTGTTTCTTACGTTTCGCAAGGCGCCGGCGTGA
- a CDS encoding LysR family transcriptional regulator has product MATSREPRPLSPALLARYFNTPSLLYFIAVGEGLSIRGASRQLNVASSAIARQIGRLERAVGLPLFDRRARRLSLTPAGQILLKHVRQVTRPIEAAADEINLLRGLKTGNVRIATAESIALAFLPPLIAEFSTQYPGISVDVDVVMLEDIARLVADGQADLGFSFERSRAPAATHRGIGAIVRSDHPLAKRRKIGFEDCLEYRLALPKRGNLIREIVDKAFDMTNRDWPPVVEANSLSTLIELAKTGVFVAILSELMLKNDLPREKLVFVPFATNRLPFSRVCLIGKTDGSLRFAAREFHALAKSMIERLTAN; this is encoded by the coding sequence GTGGCCACCAGCAGAGAGCCCCGACCTTTATCGCCGGCGTTGCTCGCCCGATATTTCAATACGCCGTCGCTGCTCTATTTCATCGCTGTGGGAGAAGGGCTCTCGATCCGAGGAGCGTCCAGGCAGCTGAACGTGGCATCATCGGCGATCGCGCGACAGATTGGGAGACTGGAAAGGGCGGTGGGATTGCCCCTGTTCGATCGTAGGGCGAGGCGACTTAGTTTGACACCAGCGGGACAAATTCTGCTCAAACATGTGCGCCAAGTCACGCGTCCGATCGAAGCCGCCGCTGATGAAATCAACCTGTTGCGCGGGCTAAAAACCGGCAATGTTCGGATTGCGACCGCCGAAAGCATCGCTCTTGCTTTTCTGCCGCCGCTTATCGCCGAGTTCAGTACCCAGTATCCTGGCATCTCCGTCGACGTCGATGTGGTGATGCTCGAGGATATTGCTCGGCTGGTAGCCGATGGGCAGGCCGATCTCGGCTTTTCTTTCGAGAGGAGCCGGGCGCCAGCGGCGACACATCGCGGTATTGGTGCGATCGTTCGCAGCGATCATCCCCTCGCCAAAAGGAGAAAGATCGGGTTCGAGGACTGCCTAGAATATCGCTTAGCCCTTCCCAAACGCGGGAACTTGATACGAGAGATCGTAGACAAAGCGTTCGACATGACTAATCGTGATTGGCCTCCTGTCGTAGAAGCAAACTCGTTGTCGACGCTGATTGAGTTGGCCAAGACCGGGGTCTTCGTCGCAATCTTGAGTGAGTTGATGCTGAAGAACGACTTGCCACGTGAGAAGTTGGTTTTCGTGCCCTTTGCGACCAACCGCCTTCCATTTAGCCGGGTTTGTCTGATCGGTAAAACCGACGGAAGCCTGCGCTTCGCCGCACGGGAATTCCACGCGCTGGCAAAAAGCATGATCGAGCGGCTGACGGCGAACTAA
- a CDS encoding haloacid dehalogenase type II — MNATKLSGVKALTFDVFGTIADWRTSISSEVTKCARKYGVDIDGVEFADAWRAQYRPSMDKVRDKVLPWRNIDELHLIVLRNLIEQFGLREISETDLHGLNHAWHRLNPWPDVLPGMTRLRQRYTLASLSNGNMALLINMAKLHGIPWDCIFSAELFKCYKPDQQLYKGAVEFLGLSPEEVMMVASHKFDVEAAALIGMRTAFVPRPAESSPQWNVDLNPSATFDVVADSFEQLADVMGA; from the coding sequence ATGAACGCAACAAAACTTAGCGGTGTCAAAGCACTCACTTTCGATGTCTTTGGAACCATAGCGGATTGGCGCACCAGCATTTCATCAGAGGTGACCAAGTGTGCGAGAAAATATGGCGTTGACATAGACGGCGTCGAATTCGCGGACGCCTGGCGTGCACAATATCGTCCTTCCATGGACAAGGTGCGCGACAAGGTGTTGCCTTGGAGGAACATCGACGAGCTACATCTCATCGTGCTCAGGAATCTCATCGAACAGTTCGGCCTGCGAGAAATCTCCGAGACGGACCTTCATGGGCTCAACCACGCCTGGCATCGCCTCAATCCTTGGCCGGATGTCTTGCCAGGAATGACCCGCCTACGGCAGCGCTACACACTGGCCTCCCTCTCGAACGGCAACATGGCGCTTCTGATCAACATGGCGAAGCTCCATGGTATTCCGTGGGACTGCATATTTTCGGCCGAGCTGTTCAAGTGCTACAAGCCGGACCAGCAGCTTTACAAAGGGGCGGTGGAATTTCTCGGGTTGTCGCCCGAGGAAGTGATGATGGTCGCATCTCACAAATTCGACGTCGAGGCCGCCGCGTTGATCGGCATGCGGACCGCGTTCGTGCCCCGTCCGGCGGAATCCAGCCCGCAGTGGAATGTCGACCTTAATCCGAGCGCAACCTTCGATGTCGTCGCGGATAGTTTCGAACAGCTCGCGGACGTCATGGGCGCGTGA
- a CDS encoding ABC transporter substrate-binding protein, giving the protein MGRTIRSTRRTFLKTSAVVAGALAVPNSLFGTAARAAGTRSVTVQLGWLINAYHTGDIVAKEMGYLEEEGLDVAFHQGGPSIDGIASVASGQAQIGQISSSPSIMYAVSQSIPIKAFAVGAQRHPFAYFSRPEAPVKQPKDLIGKKLGLPQLSKIINSAVLKRNNIDESQVEIVTIGADKTPFMTRQVDVITSWTTDLGPLAEVKDLVVMHIWDHGVPLYALPYYATHDTVDRNQPLLDGYLRAAARGWEFTKTNPEKAAEIAIRAYPNLNREKTLAGVKIFLGYCFNSQTRQNGWGTFETGIWADQVALFDGLNQFPSGAPKLDNLITTAVLNATEAARPKLG; this is encoded by the coding sequence ATGGGGAGGACGATAAGATCGACGCGCAGGACGTTTCTCAAGACTTCGGCGGTGGTGGCCGGTGCGCTGGCGGTGCCAAACTCCCTGTTTGGCACCGCCGCCAGGGCAGCTGGGACAAGATCAGTTACCGTACAGCTGGGATGGCTGATCAACGCCTATCATACGGGCGACATTGTCGCGAAGGAAATGGGCTATCTTGAAGAGGAAGGCTTGGATGTTGCCTTTCACCAAGGTGGCCCCAGTATTGACGGCATCGCAAGTGTCGCGTCCGGCCAAGCGCAAATCGGCCAGATTTCGTCCAGCCCATCGATCATGTACGCGGTGTCACAAAGCATCCCGATCAAAGCGTTCGCCGTCGGCGCTCAGCGGCATCCATTCGCCTATTTCTCACGGCCGGAAGCTCCAGTGAAGCAACCGAAGGATTTGATCGGTAAGAAGCTTGGACTGCCTCAACTAAGCAAGATAATCAACTCGGCTGTACTGAAGCGCAATAACATCGACGAGAGCCAAGTCGAGATCGTCACGATCGGTGCCGACAAGACACCCTTTATGACCCGCCAGGTGGACGTGATCACCAGTTGGACCACCGATCTGGGCCCGTTGGCGGAGGTGAAGGACCTAGTGGTGATGCACATCTGGGACCATGGCGTGCCCCTTTACGCGCTGCCATACTATGCGACCCACGATACTGTTGACCGTAATCAGCCGCTTCTGGACGGCTACCTCAGAGCAGCCGCGCGTGGCTGGGAGTTCACGAAGACGAATCCGGAAAAGGCCGCCGAAATCGCGATCCGAGCATACCCCAATCTGAACCGGGAAAAGACGCTTGCGGGCGTCAAAATCTTCCTGGGCTACTGCTTCAACTCGCAGACACGGCAAAACGGCTGGGGGACCTTCGAGACCGGCATCTGGGCCGACCAGGTAGCGCTCTTCGACGGATTGAACCAGTTTCCCTCCGGCGCGCCGAAATTAGACAACTTGATCACGACGGCCGTGTTGAACGCGACCGAAGCCGCACGCCCGAAGCTCGGGTAA
- a CDS encoding ABC transporter ATP-binding protein: protein MLIDQVDPHVAKPASAGAEAIHLSGVTVKFTTERGTVTALNEIDLSVRTGGFLTLLGPSGCGKSTLLRVLADLVPVSEGVVRVMGGSPADARKSRSLGFVFQDAALMPWRTALENIRLPLEVRRGAEAIRCKDPRELLALVGLSGWENAYPHELSGGMRQRVAIARALVTTPRLLLMDEPFGALDEVTRDRLNEELLLIWEKTGTTILFVTHSIYEAAFLGEEVLVLAAHPGRVKEVVPVSLPSPRRIKMRETAPFTRLAAMLRSTLEN from the coding sequence ATGCTGATTGATCAAGTTGATCCCCATGTCGCGAAGCCGGCAAGCGCCGGCGCGGAGGCGATTCACCTCAGCGGAGTCACGGTGAAATTCACCACCGAACGCGGCACGGTCACGGCCCTCAATGAGATCGACTTGTCTGTAAGGACTGGTGGCTTCCTAACGCTCCTGGGGCCGTCCGGGTGTGGCAAGTCGACGTTGCTGCGCGTCCTGGCCGATTTGGTTCCAGTGAGCGAGGGAGTCGTCCGAGTGATGGGTGGCTCGCCAGCCGATGCCCGCAAGAGCCGGTCCCTCGGCTTCGTATTTCAGGATGCCGCCTTGATGCCGTGGCGGACCGCTTTGGAGAACATCCGGCTGCCATTGGAAGTCAGGCGGGGGGCGGAGGCTATCCGCTGCAAGGACCCCCGCGAGTTGCTCGCGCTGGTGGGGCTTTCGGGCTGGGAGAATGCGTACCCGCACGAACTGTCTGGCGGAATGCGACAACGGGTTGCGATCGCGAGAGCCCTGGTGACGACACCGAGGCTGCTCCTCATGGACGAACCGTTTGGTGCGCTGGACGAGGTCACTCGCGATAGGCTGAACGAGGAGTTGCTACTGATCTGGGAGAAGACGGGGACGACTATCCTGTTTGTGACCCATTCAATTTACGAGGCCGCCTTCCTCGGAGAAGAGGTGCTGGTATTGGCTGCACATCCCGGTCGCGTGAAGGAAGTCGTTCCCGTCAGTCTGCCGTCGCCGCGCCGCATAAAGATGCGCGAGACTGCTCCGTTCACGCGACTGGCGGCGATGCTGCGGTCAACGCTGGAGAACTGA
- a CDS encoding ABC transporter permease, whose amino-acid sequence MSAAHLSPTANFVDNKEMTRLQSRARYLRWRQRILPVIAFLALLVLWEATVVMLHVKAYIAPAPSVVLKTLYENYPMLLHNLVPTVVESLSGFMLGNLAAAAVAVFFVYNKAVEEALFPIAVMINTIPVVAKAPILVLLLGTGFAPKIVIAGMICFFPMLVNMVRGLRDVNAQQLELMHVISASQLEIFTKLRFRNSLPYLFSALRITAPVSVIGAIIAEWIGSDLGIGALIIQSTYEFNSPLLYATIIVASTFSATFFGIIVWLEHRAIHWNSTA is encoded by the coding sequence ATGAGCGCTGCACATCTCTCGCCAACAGCCAACTTCGTCGACAACAAGGAGATGACACGGCTCCAGAGTCGAGCCCGATATCTCAGGTGGAGGCAGCGCATCCTGCCAGTCATCGCCTTCCTGGCATTGCTTGTGCTCTGGGAGGCGACGGTTGTGATGCTTCACGTTAAAGCGTACATCGCGCCCGCACCCAGCGTCGTGCTGAAAACGCTCTACGAGAATTACCCGATGCTGCTGCACAATCTTGTGCCGACAGTTGTCGAGTCACTTAGCGGTTTTATGTTGGGCAACCTCGCTGCCGCCGCAGTTGCCGTCTTTTTTGTGTATAACAAGGCTGTGGAAGAGGCGCTATTTCCGATAGCGGTGATGATCAACACGATCCCCGTTGTCGCAAAGGCGCCGATCCTCGTCCTTTTACTGGGCACCGGATTCGCGCCGAAGATCGTCATTGCGGGGATGATCTGCTTCTTTCCAATGCTGGTTAACATGGTTCGCGGACTACGGGATGTGAACGCGCAGCAGCTTGAGCTCATGCATGTTATCTCGGCGTCTCAGCTCGAGATTTTCACCAAATTGCGCTTCAGGAACTCGTTGCCGTATCTGTTTTCCGCATTGCGGATCACCGCCCCGGTATCGGTCATAGGAGCCATCATCGCCGAATGGATCGGTTCCGACTTAGGAATTGGTGCTCTGATTATTCAGTCCACCTACGAGTTCAATTCGCCGCTTCTCTACGCAACCATCATCGTCGCCTCGACATTTTCTGCAACTTTCTTCGGCATCATCGTGTGGCTGGAGCACCGTGCCATCCATTGGAATTCGACGGCGTAA
- a CDS encoding NAD-dependent succinate-semialdehyde dehydrogenase — MPLQLNDHGLLECRAFVAGRWREGVRTFAVINPATNEEIARVPEMTPADVRSAIDAAYLAQKAWGSLSSKERGAILLRWQALMLENAEDLARILTAEMGKPLAEARGEIVYGASFIQWFAEEARRAYGDVIPPPQSDRRIIVLKQPVGVVGSITPWNFPNAMIARKVGPALASGCTFVSRPSEKTPLSALAMAVLAERAGIPEGVLSFVTGTDAEGLGLELCTNPKVRKVTFTGSTEVGRILWRQCAHDIKKLSLELGGNAPFIVFDDADIDKAVEGALIAKYRNSGQTCVCANRIYVQRGILDAFAPKFAAASAALKVGDGMAPGTAIGPLVDAQGLAKVEDHVEDALVKGARLLTGGRRSSLGGTFYEPTVLVDVKSGMKILAEETFGPVAPIVVFDSIDEVIALANDTEFGLASYFYTRDLRRTWKVAEALECGIIGINTGLISTAEAPFGGTKSSGIGREGSKYGLDDYMETKYLCMDIGV, encoded by the coding sequence ATGCCTCTGCAGCTGAACGACCACGGTCTCCTTGAATGCCGCGCGTTTGTGGCCGGTAGATGGCGCGAAGGAGTTAGAACGTTCGCTGTCATCAATCCTGCGACGAACGAAGAGATAGCTCGGGTGCCCGAAATGACTCCCGCGGACGTGCGCTCTGCCATCGACGCCGCCTATCTGGCGCAAAAGGCTTGGGGGTCGTTAAGCTCCAAAGAGCGCGGTGCCATTCTGCTGAGATGGCAGGCACTCATGCTGGAGAATGCCGAGGATCTCGCGAGGATCCTGACGGCTGAAATGGGAAAACCGCTGGCGGAAGCACGAGGAGAAATTGTCTATGGAGCGAGCTTTATCCAGTGGTTCGCGGAAGAGGCACGTCGCGCGTACGGAGACGTTATCCCGCCACCGCAAAGCGATAGACGCATCATCGTTCTGAAACAGCCGGTCGGCGTGGTCGGGTCGATCACGCCGTGGAACTTTCCGAATGCGATGATCGCACGCAAAGTTGGTCCCGCTCTCGCCTCGGGATGCACGTTTGTCAGCCGGCCGTCCGAGAAAACGCCCCTCTCCGCCCTCGCGATGGCGGTGCTCGCCGAGCGGGCGGGAATTCCCGAGGGCGTCCTAAGCTTCGTTACCGGGACCGACGCCGAAGGGCTGGGTCTGGAACTGTGCACAAATCCGAAGGTTCGCAAAGTGACCTTCACGGGCTCTACCGAAGTCGGTCGAATCCTCTGGCGCCAATGCGCTCACGACATTAAGAAATTATCGCTCGAACTTGGTGGAAACGCTCCCTTCATCGTGTTTGACGACGCAGATATCGATAAAGCGGTTGAAGGGGCTCTCATCGCCAAATATCGCAACTCCGGTCAGACCTGCGTATGTGCCAACCGGATATACGTCCAGCGGGGGATACTTGACGCCTTCGCCCCGAAGTTCGCGGCTGCAAGTGCTGCATTGAAAGTCGGCGACGGGATGGCACCTGGCACCGCGATCGGACCGCTCGTTGATGCCCAAGGACTGGCGAAGGTCGAGGACCACGTAGAGGACGCACTCGTGAAGGGCGCCCGCCTGCTGACTGGGGGCCGTCGGTCATCTCTTGGCGGAACTTTCTACGAACCGACCGTGCTCGTTGACGTCAAAAGCGGAATGAAAATACTCGCCGAAGAAACATTCGGTCCAGTCGCCCCAATCGTTGTCTTCGATTCCATCGACGAGGTCATCGCGCTCGCCAACGACACGGAATTTGGACTGGCATCCTATTTCTACACCCGCGATCTGCGCCGCACCTGGAAGGTCGCGGAAGCGCTCGAGTGCGGCATAATCGGCATCAATACGGGCCTGATTTCGACGGCAGAAGCTCCGTTCGGGGGGACAAAGTCGTCTGGCATTGGTCGTGAGGGATCAAAGTATGGTTTGGACGACTACATGGAAACTAAATATCTATGCATGGACATCGGCGTTTAA
- a CDS encoding AraC family transcriptional regulator: MTQVTSLKFDLQRTGLLRSGATARHFNPHLHSTHSIVLLKSGAARIQSARWSKVVGAGDVFFFNPFEVHAAESVQAPAEYETLYPSQEFIAGCVAERNAGDTIIIQTDVISRSRQTRELAEVLSAPVADGGAIEEALRNILQACTVSTDSPALCAKSVAFRACRFIKDNCSRAMRTNDLANKMGLHRSHFIRAFKKETGIAPQNYIRQVRVAKAHDLICAGLDLSEVAQIVGFCDQAHLSREFKKVFGVPPGALSRRIAAASRQQSRLLDS; the protein is encoded by the coding sequence GTGACGCAAGTTACTTCACTGAAGTTTGACCTACAGCGCACCGGCCTCCTACGCTCGGGAGCGACAGCTCGTCATTTCAACCCACATCTGCACAGCACGCACTCCATTGTCCTCCTCAAATCAGGAGCCGCAAGGATACAATCTGCACGATGGAGCAAGGTCGTTGGCGCTGGCGACGTTTTTTTCTTCAATCCTTTCGAAGTCCATGCTGCAGAAAGCGTACAGGCGCCGGCTGAATACGAGACGCTTTACCCGTCGCAAGAGTTCATTGCGGGATGTGTCGCCGAACGGAACGCCGGCGACACCATTATCATTCAGACGGACGTGATATCGCGGAGCCGCCAGACGCGCGAGTTGGCTGAAGTCCTGTCCGCGCCGGTCGCCGACGGCGGGGCGATCGAAGAGGCGCTCCGTAACATTCTGCAAGCTTGCACGGTCTCAACGGACAGCCCGGCATTGTGTGCCAAGTCAGTAGCCTTCAGGGCCTGCAGGTTCATAAAGGACAATTGCTCGCGCGCAATGCGGACAAATGACCTGGCAAACAAAATGGGCCTCCACAGAAGCCATTTCATCCGGGCCTTCAAAAAAGAAACGGGAATTGCTCCCCAGAACTATATCCGACAGGTGCGCGTCGCAAAGGCGCACGACTTGATATGTGCCGGCCTTGATTTGAGCGAGGTCGCACAGATCGTTGGCTTCTGCGATCAAGCCCATCTCTCGCGCGAGTTCAAGAAGGTATTTGGCGTGCCCCCAGGCGCGCTGTCACGCCGTATTGCCGCTGCGTCTCGGCAGCAGAGCCGACTTCTTGACTCGTGA
- the trpB gene encoding tryptophan synthase subunit beta, translating into MIETVGGYSASVPDPEGYFGQFGGNHYPPEVKPALNELSNTYRTLRQSQDFQRALDRVRIGLQGRPTPVHHLENISRRTGGAQIYVKREDLNHTGAHKINHCVGFALLAKEMSKRKLIAETGAGQHGVALATAAAYFGLECEVHMGAVDIEKQSSNVGRMRLLGAHVIAATAGQSALKEASDSAFNAYVEQRDYALYAIGSAIGPHPFPMIVRDFQSVVGREARDQFLSLTGGCLPDHVVACVAGGSNAMGIYAGFLDDTAVALHAVEPLGKSNELGEHAATLSFGRPGILHGARSIVLQRDDGVPAKVTSIASGLVYPGVGPEIAMLHDSGRLAVSAISDEEVISAFFRVTKSEGIIPALESSHALAYAMRLAPGRPPSERILVNLSGRGDKDVDYVIANYGTG; encoded by the coding sequence ATGATCGAAACCGTGGGCGGTTACTCCGCGAGCGTGCCCGACCCAGAAGGCTATTTCGGCCAGTTTGGCGGAAACCACTATCCGCCGGAGGTAAAGCCCGCGCTCAACGAGCTGTCAAATACCTATCGAACACTGCGACAGTCGCAGGATTTCCAGCGCGCGCTCGACAGGGTCCGTATAGGGCTTCAAGGTAGGCCCACTCCGGTGCATCACCTGGAAAACATCTCTCGCCGGACCGGTGGCGCGCAGATTTACGTCAAGCGGGAAGACCTCAACCACACTGGCGCTCACAAGATCAATCATTGCGTCGGCTTTGCACTCCTCGCCAAGGAGATGAGCAAGAGGAAGCTGATCGCTGAAACAGGCGCCGGACAGCATGGTGTCGCGCTGGCAACAGCGGCTGCATATTTCGGTCTGGAATGTGAAGTTCACATGGGGGCGGTCGATATCGAGAAGCAGAGCTCGAATGTCGGCCGTATGCGGCTCTTGGGGGCGCATGTCATTGCGGCGACCGCCGGCCAGTCGGCATTGAAGGAAGCCAGCGACTCTGCCTTCAACGCGTATGTCGAGCAGCGCGACTATGCGCTTTATGCGATCGGATCCGCTATCGGTCCGCATCCGTTTCCAATGATCGTGCGCGATTTCCAGTCGGTGGTCGGGCGAGAGGCTCGCGACCAGTTCCTTTCACTAACTGGCGGATGCTTGCCCGACCATGTTGTCGCCTGCGTCGCGGGCGGTTCGAACGCGATGGGCATATATGCTGGCTTCCTGGATGACACCGCCGTCGCACTGCATGCCGTCGAGCCGCTTGGGAAATCGAATGAACTTGGAGAGCACGCCGCGACGCTGTCTTTTGGAAGGCCCGGAATCCTGCACGGTGCGCGCTCTATCGTTTTGCAGCGAGACGACGGTGTGCCTGCTAAGGTGACATCGATCGCCTCAGGATTGGTCTACCCAGGCGTCGGTCCCGAAATCGCGATGCTGCACGATTCGGGCCGGCTCGCAGTGAGTGCAATTTCTGACGAAGAGGTCATTAGTGCCTTCTTTCGGGTAACGAAGTCCGAGGGGATCATTCCAGCACTCGAGAGTTCGCACGCTCTCGCCTATGCAATGCGCTTGGCCCCAGGCCGGCCGCCATCAGAGCGAATCCTGGTCAATCTTTCGGGACGCGGCGACAAGGACGTCGACTACGTGATTGCGAATTACGGTACCGGCTAG
- a CDS encoding TetR/AcrR family transcriptional regulator produces the protein MGQREKQKAATKLHILHSAARHLKTVGLTGASVSDVMSTAGLTVGGFYAHFGSKEDLADAVVRHTMTERRLMFLERFKGLEWKTRLRSALREYLTPAHRDDPANGCPLSMAAIEALHTPATASAFKEEFERFSQAFEAGQGVTGASAPREAAIGTLALMIGSMILARAAGQSAASDEILEATDAYGQTALEGFARAQRPPQAKAKR, from the coding sequence ATGGGTCAGCGTGAAAAGCAAAAAGCCGCCACCAAGCTGCACATCTTGCATTCCGCGGCGCGACACCTAAAGACCGTCGGCCTCACGGGCGCGAGTGTCTCCGACGTAATGAGCACGGCGGGTCTCACCGTGGGAGGCTTCTATGCCCATTTCGGGTCAAAGGAAGATCTCGCCGACGCCGTAGTGCGCCATACGATGACCGAACGTCGGCTGATGTTCCTCGAGCGGTTCAAAGGGTTGGAATGGAAAACCCGGCTGCGATCCGCTCTCCGAGAATATCTTACTCCAGCTCATCGCGATGACCCGGCCAATGGATGCCCTCTGTCGATGGCTGCAATCGAAGCCCTCCACACCCCGGCGACGGCATCCGCATTCAAAGAGGAGTTTGAACGCTTTTCCCAAGCATTTGAAGCCGGCCAGGGCGTGACCGGCGCATCTGCGCCGCGAGAGGCTGCCATCGGCACGCTCGCCCTAATGATTGGGTCAATGATCCTGGCGCGAGCAGCAGGACAGAGCGCGGCATCTGATGAAATTCTCGAAGCAACCGACGCCTATGGTCAGACCGCGCTCGAAGGATTTGCGCGGGCACAGCGTCCACCACAGGCAAAGGCAAAGCGATGA
- a CDS encoding methyltransferase family protein, whose product MSYGDWIHNSRGEWYVIAQAAIMLLVLIAPRLDGTSPSMSAAETLAGAILCLVGLTFVVLGSLSLGRSLSPFPRPRDEGLLVEAGIFSLVRHPIYTGLTVLALGWSTMWMSLAALAATAALFAFFDTKSRREECWLQEKFEGYGRYKTRVKKLVPFIY is encoded by the coding sequence ATGAGCTACGGGGATTGGATTCATAACAGCCGAGGGGAATGGTACGTCATCGCGCAAGCGGCAATCATGCTTCTTGTTCTCATCGCGCCGCGCTTGGACGGTACATCGCCTTCTATGAGCGCCGCAGAGACATTGGCCGGGGCTATTCTCTGTCTCGTCGGGCTCACGTTCGTCGTCCTCGGCTCGTTGAGCCTTGGTCGAAGCCTCTCGCCGTTCCCACGACCGAGGGACGAAGGACTCCTCGTTGAGGCAGGAATCTTCTCTCTCGTTCGCCATCCGATCTACACCGGACTCACCGTCCTCGCACTGGGCTGGAGCACCATGTGGATGAGCTTGGCAGCGCTTGCTGCGACAGCTGCCCTCTTCGCTTTCTTCGACACAAAATCACGACGTGAGGAATGCTGGCTGCAAGAGAAATTCGAAGGTTACGGCCGATACAAGACACGCGTCAAAAAACTCGTCCCTTTCATCTATTGA
- a CDS encoding MAPEG family protein codes for MNTTAASLIGFAGWLVLLTFAVAFFRVYITATTAKAINSYSPDGSDLQGFGRRLTRARDNCFETLPVFVAIVVAAELLGQMQALHILAPWVLVSRIAQSMTHMISTSPPAIVVRALLLTVQLGIYVYWIIALLAGRG; via the coding sequence ATGAACACGACCGCCGCCTCCTTGATCGGGTTCGCCGGCTGGCTCGTCCTTCTGACCTTCGCAGTGGCGTTCTTCCGAGTCTATATCACCGCGACCACCGCGAAAGCCATAAACAGCTATTCGCCAGATGGTTCGGATCTGCAGGGCTTTGGGCGCAGGCTGACGCGGGCGCGTGACAATTGCTTTGAAACGCTTCCGGTCTTCGTTGCCATCGTCGTCGCAGCAGAGCTTCTCGGTCAAATGCAGGCGCTCCACATCCTTGCGCCATGGGTGCTCGTTAGCCGTATCGCGCAGTCGATGACCCATATGATCTCGACGAGTCCTCCGGCGATAGTGGTTCGCGCCCTCCTCCTGACCGTTCAGCTCGGGATCTACGTCTATTGGATCATCGCACTCCTAGCGGGCCGTGGATGA